One genomic region from Paramormyrops kingsleyae isolate MSU_618 chromosome 24, PKINGS_0.4, whole genome shotgun sequence encodes:
- the epdl2 gene encoding ependymin — MWALSLLAVCLGLAAVATEKPHPCKSPPLMVGRLAVVYPEGKFVAYERFSYDALGRQIRVRVLTVDHNQTSFADVLLLYKEGVSYEISYQNQTCKKAPLKTPFRPIEIPPDAKLQGEVVLGSSSAPGMGVLVNSWTGAVPELKAKYLLTFTEFGCLPISSLNHVENVGLILTSFYDLVIGIEDPNEFIPPPFCEKAELQQTESEKVKDFLRFFI, encoded by the exons ATGTGGGCCCTCAGCCTCCTCGCCGTCTGCCTGGGCCTGGCGGCCGTGGCGACAGAGAAACCTCATCCTTGCA AATCACCTCCTCTAATGGTTGGAAGACTTGCTGTt GTATACCCCGAAGGGAAATTCGTGGCGTATGAGCGGTTCAGCTACGACGCCCTGGGCCGGCAGATCCGCGTCAGAGTACTGACGGTCGACCACAACCAGACCTCCTTCGCGGACGTGCTTTTGCTCTACAAAGAG GGGGTCTCATATGAGATATCGTACCAAAACCAAACCTGCAAGAAGGCGCCACTGAAGACTCCCTTCCGGCCGATAGAGATCCCTCCCGACGCCAAACTGCAGGGCGAGGTGGTGCTGGGGAGCTCCTCTGCCCCTGGCATGGGGGTGCTGGTTAACTCCTGGACGGGCGCTGTACCAGAGCTAAAGG CAAAATACCTGCTGACATTCACCGAATTCGGCTGTCTTCCCATAAGTTCCCTAAACCACGTCGAAAACGTAGGACTGATCCTCACGAG TTTCTACGACCTGGTGATCGGGATCGAGGACCCAAATGAGTTCATTCCTCCGCCTTTCTGCGAAAAAGCAGAACTTCAGCAGACGGAGAGCGAAAAGGTGAAGGACTTCCTCAGGTTCTTCATTTGA